GGCGCTTCGCCCTCGATCTCGTCCGCTTGGCGTTCTTCCTGACTGCTATATCTCGGTGCAATCACGCGGTCGTAAAGAATGAACAGGGCAGGGGTCAGCAGCATCGACAACGCGACAACCAGCAACAGAACGTCGGCGATGTCCTGCGGGATCACCGCGTTGGCGACTGTGAAGGACAGAAGTACAAAGCCGAACTCGCCCGCCTGAGCCAGTCCAAGGGCAAACAGCCATTTGTCACCTGCTTGAAGCTTGAAGGCACGGCCCAACACCATCAGGACCGCGGCTTTCAACACGATAAGTCCAAGTGTCAGCCCGATGATCATGGCGAAATTGCTTCCCAGCAGGCCAAAGTTGATCCCGGCGCCTACGGTGATGAAAAACACGCCAAGGAAAATGCCCTTGAATGGATCGATGTCACTTTCCAGCTCGTGTCGGTATTCGCTGCCTGCCATGACAACTCCGGCAAGAAAAGTTCCGAGCGCCGGCGACAGCCCCACCAAGGTCATCAGCAGCGCAATGCCAAGTACCATCATCAATGCCGTGGTGACGAAAAGCTCGCGCAACCGTGCCTTGGCCACGAAGCGGAAAATCGGTGTGGTCAGGTAGGTACCGATGAAGATGACACCCGCAATGGCAGCTAATGTGACCAGCGCCGTCTGCCAGCCATTCAACCCTTCCACAAGGCTAAGGTTCAGCCCGCCATGCCCGTCACCATGGCCATCGCCGTGACCGGCTCCATGCAGCAAAGCCTCGGACAATTCTGGCATGGCCAGCAATGGAATCAGTGCCAGCATGGGAATCACCGCGATGTCCTGCATCAACAGAACCGAGAAGCTGGCCTGCCCGCCATCCGATCTCAAAAGCCCCTTTTCCCGCAGGGTCTGATTGACGATCGCGGTCGAGGACAGCGCCAGCACCAACCCGATAGCCAGCCCGACCGTCATGGGCAGCCCGAAAGCCAGCGAGACAGCCAATACCGCCCCGGTCGTGATTCCGACCTGAAGCCCGCCCAGAACGAAAATGCGGCTGCGCATCTCCCACAGGGATTTCGGGTTCATCTCGAGCCCGACAATGAACAGCATCATCACCACGCCGAACTCGGCAAAATGCTGAAGCGCAATGACGTCTGCCCCAGCCCAATGCAGTATCGGACTGATCGCGATGCCAGCCACAAGATAGCCCAATACAGACCCCAGCCCGAAGCGCGACGCGATGGGAACTGCAATCACTCCTGCCAGAAACAAAGTGAATGTGATCAGCATGAATTCAGCGGTCATGGCGCCCTCGCAATCGGTAACTTGGTTAAAATATGCCCTGTTCGCGTTGGGCGATGTCACTAGAAAAGCGATCCATCGGGGAGAGGTCAAGCAAGGGGGGCTCAGGTGGGTGAAGCGGCTGCATAGAAAACCGACCGAAAAAGCACTTTTGACCCTTGCCCCAGCCGAACGACATAGCTAAACGGGTCGGCGGAGACGTGGCCGAGTGGTCGAAGGCGCTCCCCTGCTAAGGGAGTAGGCGGGAAACCGTCTCGAGGGTTCGAATCCCTTCGTCTCCGCCATCCACCTCACTCAATAATTCTATTCAGCCCGGTGATATGGCGCGTTTCGCTTCTGTCGCGCCCCTATACGTGCCCGTGTTCGCGAGAAGTGAGATGCACCTCCTAGGGGCACGCCGAAGCTTCATTTGCGACTCGCATTACCTGCGTTTATCAGCGACGTGACCCGCGGGTGCTGTAGGTGAAAGGGGCTCGTTGACTTCCGAAGATGTTACATTTCATCCGTGCAAGAAGCCTTGTT
The Aliiroseovarius pelagivivens DNA segment above includes these coding regions:
- a CDS encoding cation:proton antiporter domain-containing protein, which translates into the protein MTAEFMLITFTLFLAGVIAVPIASRFGLGSVLGYLVAGIAISPILHWAGADVIALQHFAEFGVVMMLFIVGLEMNPKSLWEMRSRIFVLGGLQVGITTGAVLAVSLAFGLPMTVGLAIGLVLALSSTAIVNQTLREKGLLRSDGGQASFSVLLMQDIAVIPMLALIPLLAMPELSEALLHGAGHGDGHGDGHGGLNLSLVEGLNGWQTALVTLAAIAGVIFIGTYLTTPIFRFVAKARLRELFVTTALMMVLGIALLMTLVGLSPALGTFLAGVVMAGSEYRHELESDIDPFKGIFLGVFFITVGAGINFGLLGSNFAMIIGLTLGLIVLKAAVLMVLGRAFKLQAGDKWLFALGLAQAGEFGFVLLSFTVANAVIPQDIADVLLLVVALSMLLTPALFILYDRVIAPRYSSQEERQADEIEGEAPIIIAGHGRFGGIVNRALRGAGYDTTVLDYSSEQLEMLRRFHISVHFGDATRPDLLHAAGIDEAKVLVIAIDDKDAITELVRYMVEHHPNVHLVARAIDRNHVYDLWSVGCRDIIRETYDSSIRASRSVFEALGHTRPQAEKLLEEFEAADRDVMLDLAKLYDINIPPFENEAYMNRVDEMMDEWQEQLRGRMQEAKADKPAE